A genomic window from Candidatus Zixiibacteriota bacterium includes:
- a CDS encoding M24 family metallopeptidase — MDSTRLQNIQGELARLGLDGWLIYDFHGQNDIAVSFLELTGIITRRSFYFIPASGQPIAFIHNIEKKPFESLPGRKFYYSSYRLLEEELARELKGKKRLAMEYSEKGRLPYIGKVDAGTLELIRSFGVEVVTSADLVAKFDACLTPNQIIMQKEAAENINRVKDEAFALIKDRLNNSETITEYEVIRFIMDKFSRADMTTDHPPICAVGPNAGNPHYVPTAENCAEIKKDNLVLIDLWAKLQKPKSVFADITWMAYTGSDLPDEYTKSFSLICMARDAAIDFLITNWGQKNIFGYQVDDVCRGVIAADDQGNYFTHRTGHSIAGSVHGPGPNIDNLETEDRRLLMPGHLFSIEPGLYYKDFGVRTEIDVLIDETGPVITTQPVQEEIIRLFA; from the coding sequence TTGGATTCGACACGATTGCAGAATATTCAGGGGGAATTGGCCCGTTTGGGCCTGGATGGTTGGCTGATATATGATTTTCACGGTCAAAATGATATCGCCGTTAGTTTTTTGGAGTTAACCGGAATAATTACCCGCCGCTCATTTTATTTTATACCGGCCAGCGGACAACCAATCGCTTTTATTCATAATATTGAGAAAAAACCGTTTGAATCTTTGCCCGGACGCAAATTTTATTACTCATCATATCGCTTGCTTGAAGAAGAACTGGCCCGAGAGCTGAAAGGCAAAAAGCGTCTGGCGATGGAATATTCCGAAAAAGGTCGGTTGCCGTATATCGGAAAAGTTGATGCCGGCACTCTTGAATTGATTCGTTCATTTGGCGTTGAAGTTGTAACTTCGGCCGATTTGGTCGCGAAATTTGACGCCTGTTTGACCCCGAATCAGATTATTATGCAAAAAGAGGCGGCGGAAAATATAAACCGCGTTAAAGATGAGGCCTTTGCGCTTATTAAAGATAGATTAAACAACAGCGAGACTATAACCGAATATGAAGTTATCCGATTTATCATGGATAAATTTTCCCGGGCGGATATGACGACCGATCATCCTCCGATTTGCGCTGTCGGTCCCAACGCCGGAAATCCGCATTACGTCCCGACCGCCGAAAATTGTGCCGAAATTAAAAAAGACAATCTGGTCTTAATCGATTTATGGGCCAAATTACAAAAACCAAAATCGGTTTTCGCGGATATAACCTGGATGGCTTATACCGGCAGCGACCTGCCGGATGAGTACACCAAAAGTTTTTCGCTGATTTGCATGGCTCGCGACGCCGCGATTGATTTTTTGATCACTAACTGGGGGCAGAAAAATATTTTTGGGTATCAGGTCGATGATGTTTGTCGGGGGGTGATCGCGGCTGATGATCAGGGGAATTATTTTACGCATCGTACCGGACATTCGATTGCCGGATCGGTTCACGGTCCGGGGCCGAATATTGATAACCTTGAAACCGAAGACCGCCGTCTTTTGATGCCGGGGCATCTGTTTTCGATTGAGCCTGGTTTGTATTATAAGGATTTTGGCGTTCGGACGGAAATTGACGTATTAATTGATGAGACCGGTCCGGTTATTACCACCCAGCCGGTTCAGGAAGAAATTATCCGTTTGTTCGCCTAA
- a CDS encoding NUDIX hydrolase — translation MYVNYRLIQEAADKYGYPPVIHMVAPVDHQEYEFIRSTQHYGRAHDVTMFLFKGSELIVIAKHNYPPGLYRPPSGACHPGETLAEGAIREAYEETGCTIALDRYLLQINVTFTDGRGKIPWKSHIFAGHYMCGEIQPVDTREIREAALAHLDDFERYKDIIRNKTASGGLNYRARLHDEVLRLL, via the coding sequence ATGTATGTAAATTACCGCCTCATACAGGAAGCTGCCGATAAGTATGGTTATCCTCCGGTTATTCACATGGTGGCGCCGGTGGATCATCAGGAATACGAATTCATCCGCTCAACGCAGCATTACGGCCGGGCGCATGATGTTACTATGTTTTTATTCAAGGGATCTGAGTTAATCGTTATCGCCAAACATAATTATCCACCGGGTCTTTATCGCCCGCCATCCGGCGCCTGCCATCCGGGAGAGACATTGGCCGAAGGCGCCATTCGGGAGGCATACGAAGAAACCGGTTGCACCATCGCGCTTGACCGTTACCTGCTCCAGATAAACGTTACTTTTACTGACGGGCGGGGTAAGATTCCCTGGAAATCGCATATCTTCGCCGGGCATTATATGTGCGGTGAGATTCAGCCGGTTGATACTCGTGAAATTCGGGAAGCGGCTCTGGCCCACCTCGATGATTTTGAGCGATATAAAGATATTATCCGCAATAAAACCGCATCAGGGGGTCTCAATTACCGCGCCCGCCTCCATGATGAAGTATTAAGATTGTTGTGA